The following are encoded together in the Prionailurus viverrinus isolate Anna chromosome B3, UM_Priviv_1.0, whole genome shotgun sequence genome:
- the CCDC177 gene encoding coiled-coil domain-containing protein 177, translated as MVDPVPEEEKEGAEPEGSGGDGAAASVPPDAQGAQQPAASSASASAAAPRKAEVPSVTEEGGRREQSPLLHLDLFNFDCPEAEGSRYVLTSPRSLEACARCAVKPVELLPRALADLVREAPGRSMRVATGLYEAYEAERRAKLQQCRAERERIVREEKRRLFTPLGQAAAAASGASAGGSSSSCSSASLPASPAPRAARKASSSPSPARTQPPPAGSRAGRKSHSLDSLSRRREGALSSESGASSSSYSGESLRELRWPPRASARNSCPAGSASSAPNPLGRPSALALVPLTGRSFSLGDLSHSPQTAQHVERIVRQVRAERGLRGVPERDRKIAALMLARHQEERLLLEQRAAAHGQWEQQRVRAEQRREREEREKQRALEQGRRAWAAQVEERRGRRGREELEAARRRQRQCERSEERRRELAERQGLLRRERAERAAREDRLRKLQQEQNLKQREEGLQEGRERAEQARRERAQRAAHTKQRQEGQLQREKRELSRAERARHEALLQGRARQERAEREGLRSSLEASLGRAQENYEQLVEQRARELRERARREELQGRRAKEAAERKEREHQAHLEALARAGERRLQHAAQAAEEAVQQKARRVGQSRLEKERAQRANKEKVERDEDCRRRELLQAIGRKLERSEQLSRERRSALESARSTARASFHVREKVREETNTRSFDRMVREAQLHANLDRK; from the coding sequence ATGGTGGACCCTGTGccggaagaggagaaggagggagcagAGCCTGAAGGTTCGGGAGGGGACGGCGCCGCCGCGTCCGTGCCCCCTGACGCCCAGGGCGCCCAGCAGCCCGCCGCCTCCTCGGCCTCGGCCTCGGCGGCGGCGCCCCGCAAGGCTGAAGTCCCGAGCGTAACGGAAGAAGGCGGGCGGCGGGAGCAGTCTCCACTGCTGCATCTCGACCTCTTCAACTTCGACTGTCCGGAGGCCGAGGGCAGCCGCTACGTGCTGACCAGCCCTCGCTCGCTGGAGGCCTGCGCTCGCTGCGCCGTCAAGCCAGTGGAGCTGCTGCCAAGGGCCCTGGCCGACCTGGTGCGCGAGGCCCCGGGCCGCTCCATGAGAGTGGCCACCGGCCTGTACGAGGCCTACGAAGCGGAGCGACGCGCCAAGCTGCAGCAGTGCCGGGCCGAGCGCGAGCGCATCGTGCGCGAGGAGAAACGGCGCCTCTTCACGCCACTGGGCCaggcggccgccgccgcctcgggcgccagcgcgggcggcagcagcagcagctgcagcagcgCCAGCCTCCCGGCCTCGCCCGCGCCGCGTGCCGCCCGCAAGGCCTCCTCCAGCCCGTCCCCTGCTCGGACGCAACCTCCGCCCGCGGGTTCGCGGGCAGGTAGGAAGAGCCACTCGCTAGACTCGCTGTCCCGCCGGCGCGAGGGCGCCCTCAGCTCCGAGTCCGGCGCGTCGTCGTCGTCCTACAGCGGGGAGAGCCTGAGGGAGCTGCGCTGGCCTCCGCGGGCCTCGGCCAGGAACAGCTGCCCAGCGGGCTCCGCGTCCTCCGCCCCCAACCCTCTGGGCCGCCCATCTGCCCTGGCCCTGGTGCCGCTCACCGGCCGCAGCTTCAGCCTGGGCGACCTGAGCCACTCGCCGCAGACGGCTCAGCACGTGGAGCGCATAGTGCGCCAAGTGCGCGCCGAGCGGGGCCTGCGGGGAGTGCCGGAGCGCGACCGCAAGATCGCGGCGCTGATGCTGGCGCGCCACCAGGAGGAGCGCCTGCTGCTGGAGCAGCGCGCCGCGGCCCACGGCCAATGGGAGCAGCAGCGCGTGCGCGCCGAGCAGCGGCGGGAACGCGAGGAGCGGGAGAAGCAGCGCGCGCTGGAGCAGGGCCGCCGGGCCTGGGCGGCGCAGGTGGAGGAGCGGCGCGGCCGCCGGGGGCGCGAGGAGCTCGAGGCGGCGCGACGACGGCAGCGGCAGTGCGAGCGCAGCGAGGAGCGGCGGCGGGAGCTGGCGGAGCGCCAGGGCCTGCTGCGGCGGGAGCGGGCGGAGCGCGCGGCCCGGGAGGATAGGCTGCGCAAGCTGCAGCAGgaacagaacctgaagcagcggGAGGAGGGCCTGCAGGAAGGGCGCGAGCGGGCCGAACAGGCCCGCCGGGAGCGCGCCCAGCGCGCGGCCCACACCAAGCAGCGGCAGGAGGGCCAGCTGCAGCGGGAGAAGCGGGAGCTGAGCCGGGCCGAGCGGGCGCGCCACGAGGCGCTGCTGCAAGGCCGGGCCCGGCAGGAGCGCGCGGAGCGAGAGGGCCTGCGGAGCTCCCTGGAGGCCAGCTTGGGCCGCGCGCAGGAGAACTACGAGCAGCTGGTGGAGCAGCGCGCCCGCGAGCTGCGGGAGCGGGCCCGGCGGGAGGAGCTGCAGGGCCGGCGGGCTAAGGAGGCGGCCGAGCGCAAAGAGCGCGAGCACCAGGCGCACCTGGAGGCGCTGGCCCGGGCGGGAGAGCGGCGGCTGCAACACGCGGCGCAGGCAGCCGAGGAAGCGGTGCAGCAGAAGGCGCGGCGTGTGGGCCAGAGTCGGTTGGAAAAGGAGCGGGCCCAGCGCGCCAATAAGGAGAAGGTGGAGAGGGACGAAGACTGCCGCCGGCGGGAGCTACTGCAGGCCATCGGGCGCAAGCTGGAGCGCAGCGAGCAGCTGTCTCGCGAGCGGAGGAGCGCGCTGGAGAGCGCCCGCTCCACAGCCCGGGCCTCCTTCCACGTGCGGGAGAAGGTGCGCGAGGAAACCAACACGCGCTCCTTTGACCGCATGGTGCGGGAAGCCCAGCTGCACGCCAACCTGGACCGCAAATGA